The genomic window CGGGGACTGGAACACGTACATCTTGTCTACAATGTCGGCCTCCAGCGCCGACGACGCCACTGTCGCGCCACCTTCGATGAGCACGGTTTGAACCTGCCGACGATGGAGTTCGCCCAGGATTTCGGACCAGCTCAGAAGCCCGTCCGCGCCCTTGCCGACGCGCTTCACCTCAACGTTCTTCGCCCAGAAACGTTCGGCCTTCGCGGCGTCCTGGCTCGCAGTGAAGACGAGAATGAGACCCGGCTCCCCGAACAAGCGACTATTCAAGGGCGTCGCGAGACTGGAGTCGAGAATCACGCGCACGTACTGCCCGGGCGTTTTCACGCGGCGGGTCAGACGTGGGTTGTCGGCGATCACCGTGTTCACTCCTACGACAATCGCATCCGCGCATAGCCGCAGTTCACTGCCTAGGGCACGTGCCCGCGGCCCGGTAATCCACTTCGAGTGCCCCGTCTCGTCAGCAACCATGCCGTCGAGAGTTGCCGCGACCTTGAGGACAACGAAAGGCCGATGCAGACGCAGGGAAGTGAAGTATCCCTCATTCAGCTGACGCGCCGCGCCGGCCAGCAGACCGACCGACGTCTCGATACCACACCCACGCAGAAACCGCAGGCCGCG from candidate division WOR-3 bacterium includes these protein-coding regions:
- the ribD gene encoding bifunctional diaminohydroxyphosphoribosylaminopyrimidine deaminase/5-amino-6-(5-phosphoribosylamino)uracil reductase RibD, coding for MKDTAFMAEALDLAKRGCGRVSPNPMVGAVLVKNGRVVGRGWHRRFGGPHAEAEAITDAGRRAQGSALYVTMEPCCFHGKTPACTSAVQLAGIRRVVAATLDPNPRVKGRGLRFLRGCGIETSVGLLAGAARQLNEGYFTSLRLHRPFVVLKVAATLDGMVADETGHSKWITGPRARALGSELRLCADAIVVGVNTVIADNPRLTRRVKTPGQYVRVILDSSLATPLNSRLFGEPGLILVFTASQDAAKAERFWAKNVEVKRVGKGADGLLSWSEILGELHRRQVQTVLIEGGATVASSALEADIVDKMYVFQSPKMLGPGKSFTRGISPRPHGKPIELTRVEHRCLGADFLTEGYVHRTH